The nucleotide sequence CCTGGCGCTCGGCTTCCTTGGGGTTGAATGCCAGTTGCAGGACACCGCAGTCGTCCCAGTCCACACCCCGTTGCAGATGTTCCAACAAGCGTCGGGTGTAGCCGAAACCGCTGAGGATCATCTGTGACAACGCCGTGCCGTGGGCTGAAAGCTTGAGGTACAACACCCCTTGAGGGTTGCCGGAGGCTTCCTCGGCCAACCCGGCATGCCGTTCCAACAACGTCACCTGCCAGCCACGGGCCGCGAGGCTCGCCGCGCTGGCGCAACCGGCCAGGCCGCCGCCGATCACCAGGGCGCGACGCTCGCCGGTGAGTGGAGCGGGGCGGGTGTACCAGGGTTTTGCCTGGCTGGGCGCGGCCTGCTCCTGTGATTCCGGCCAGCCGAGGAACACGCCACGCAGGATCTCCCATTTATGCCCGATGCCCGGCGTGCGCTTCATCTTGAAGCCCGCCGCGTTGAGCAATCGGCGCACCCAGCCGGTGCTGGTGAAGGTGCTCAGGGTGGCGCCGGGCGCCGCCAGCCGGGCCAGTTCGGCGAACAGCTCGGCGGTCCACATGTCGGGGTTCTTGGCCGGTGCAAAACCATCCAGGAACCACGCGTCGATCTGTCCATCCAATTGCGGCAACTGCTCCAGGGCATCTCCGATCATCAACGTCAGCGTCACCCGTCCGCCCGCCAGCGTCAGGCGCTGGAAACCTTGATGGATCGCCACGTACTGCCCCAGCAACTGATCGGCCTGAAGCTTGAGGGACGGCCACAGGGCCAGGGCCCGATGCAGGTCTTGGGGGCTCAGGGGGTATTTTTCGACACTGACAAAGTGCAGGCGAGCGCCGGCGGGTGCGCACTGCTCGAACAACTGCCAGGCACACAGGAAATTCAACCCGGTGCCGAATCCGGTCTCACCGATCACCAGCCGTCCCTGGTCCGGCAACGCGGCGAAGCGCTCGGCCAGGTTGTTCTGTTCAAGGAACACATAGCGGGTTTCCTCCAGCCCCGACTGGTCGGAGAAGTACACATCGTCGAACACCCGCGAACGGGGCAGACCCTGGTCATCCCAGTCGAGTTGGGCGTGGTGTTGTACGGGTGTCATGGCGGGCTCGGTGAAATCGGGGACGCTATTCTAGACCGAGGCCGGGTAACTGCGTAGGAGCTGTCATATCCAAACACGGTCATATCCAATCCGTTAGTCTTGCCCCATTCCCTGGAAGGAGCTGCCTATGTTCGAATCCGCCGAAATCGGTCACGCCATCGATAAAGACACCTTTGAGGCCGAAGTGCCGGCATTGCGTGAAGCATTGCTCGAAGCCCAGTTTGAGTTGCATCAGCAGCGCCGCTTTCCGGTCATCGTGCTGATCAACGGTATCGAGGGCGCGGGCAAGGGCGAGACGGTGAAGTTGCTCAACGAGTGGATGGACCCGCGGCTGATCGAAGTGCGCACGTTCGATCAGCAGACCGACGAAGAACTGGCGCGGCCACCCGCCTGGCGTTACTGGCGGATGCTGCCGGCCAAGGGGCGCATGGGGATATTCTTCGGCAACTGGTACAGCCAGATGCTCCAGGGCCGGGTCCACGGCGAGTTCAAGGACCCTCGGCTCGACCAGGCGATCAACGCCGCCGAGCGCCTGGAAAAGATGCTTTGCGATGAAGGCGCGCTGATCTTCAAGTTCTGGTTCCATCTGTCCAAGAAACAGATGAAAGCCCGGCTCAAGGGACTCAAGGATGATCCGTTGCACAGCTGGCGCATCAGCCCGCTGGACTGGCAGCAATCCCAGACCTACGACAAGTTCGTCAAATACGGCGAGCGGGTGCTGCGCCGGACCAGTCGCGATTACGCGCCATGGCATGTGATCGAAGGCGTGGACACCTATTACCGTAGCCTCACGGTAGGCAGGCTCCTGCTCGAAGGCATGCGCCAGGCGCTGGACCGTCCGAGGATCAAGCCGGAAAAGGTCAGCGCGGCACCGCTACCGGCACTGGATGATCAGGTGACCCTGATCGACAGCCTGGACATGACCCTGCGCCTGGACAAGGACGACTACGAGGAACAACTGATCACCGAGCAGGCCCGGTTTGCCGGCTTGCTGCGGGACAAACGCATGCGCCGGCACGCTCTGGTGGCCGTGTTCGAAGGCAACGATGCGGCGGGCAAGGGTGGCGCGATCCGGCGGGTCGCGGCGGCACTCGATCCGCGCCAGTACAGCATCGTGCCGATTGCCGCACCCACCGAGGAAGAGCGCGCCCATCCCTACATGTGGCGGTTCTGGCGGCATATTCCGGCGCGGGGCAAGTTCACTGTATTCGACCGTTCCTGGTATGGCCGGGTACTGGTGGAGCGGGTCGAAGGCTTTTGCAGTCGGGCCGACTGGCTGCGGGCCTATGGTGAAATCAATGATTTCGAAGAGCAGATTGCCGACGCCGGCGTGGTGGTGGTCAAGTTCTGGCTCGCCATCGACAAGGAGACTCAGCTCGAGCGCTTCCAGGAACGCGAGGAAATCCCTTTCAAACGCTTCAAGATCACCGAAGACGACTGGCGCAACCGTGACAAGTGGGACGCTTACCGGGCGGCGGTGTGTGACATGGTCGACCGCACCAGTACCGAAATATCACCCTGGACCCTGGTAGAGGCCAATGACAAGCGCTGGGCCCGGGTCAAGGTGTTGCGCACCCTCAACGAGGCGCTGGAAGCGGCTTTCAAACGCAGCGGGAAACAGACTCGCAAGAAGTAGCAGGCCATGAGGTCGCATATGCGGGGTGAATGATTGTCGCAGTCGGTTATGGGGTGGATTTATGCTCGATCCATTCTTGACCGCCTACAACAATGAGGAACAGCCATGCGTGAAGTAGTGATCGTCGACAGCGTACGGACCGGCCTGGCCAAGTCGTTTCGCGGCAAGTTCAACATGACTCGTCCGGACGACATGGCGGCCCATTGCGTCAATGCGCTGTTGACGCGCAATGACATCGACCCGGCCAGCGTTGAAGATTGCATCGTCGGTGCCGGCTCCAACGAGGGCGCCCAGGGCTATAACATCGGCCGTAACGTGGCGGTGCTCTCCCACCTGGGCATCGGCACCGGCGGCATGACCCTCAACCGTTTCTGTTCCTCGGGCCTGCAAGCCATCGCCATTGCCGCGAACCAGATCGCCTCCGGCTGCAGCGAGATCATCGTCGCCGGTGGCGTGGAGTCCATCAGCCTGACGATGAAAAGCGTCAACACCGACAACCTGATCAACCCGTTGCTCAAGGAACAGGTGCCGGGGATTTATTTCCCCATGGGCCAGACCGCCGAGATCGTCGCCCGCCGTTACCAGGTCAGCCGCGAAGCACAGGACCGCTACGCCTTGCAGAGCCAGCAACGTACTGCCCAGGCCCAGGCGGCCGGGCTGTTCCATGACGAAATCGTGCCGATGGCGGTCAAGTACAAGGTGGAGGATAAGAACACCGGTGCGGTGCAGATTCTTGACGGCGTGGTCGACCACGACGATTGCAATCGCCCGGACACCACTTACGAAAGCCTGGCCGGGCTGAAGCCGGTGTTCGCCGAAGACGGTTCGGTGACGGCGGGCAACTCGTCGCAGCTGTCCGACGGTGCCTCGATGACCCTGGTGATGAGCCTGGAAAAAGCCCTGGCGCTGGGGCTCAAGCCCAAGGCGTTTTTCCGCGGCTTCACCGTGGCTGGCTGCGCGCCGGACGAAATGGGTATTGGCCCAGTGTTCTCGGTGCCGAAACTGCTCAAGGCCAAGGGGCTGCGGATCGCCGACATCGACTTGTGGGAGCTCAACGAGGCGTTCGCGTCCCAGTGCCTGTACAGCCGTGATCGCCTGGAAATCGACAATGAAAGATACAACGTCAACGGCGGCTCGATCGCCATCGGCCATCCGTTCGGCATGACTGGCTCACGGCAGGTCGGGCATCTGGTGCGTGAGTTGCAACGGCGCAGTCTGCGTTACGGCATCGTGACCATGTGCGTGGGCGGCGGGATGGGGGCGACGGGGTTGTTCGAGGCGGTCAGATGACCTGAGGGCTTCTGTGGCGAGGGGATTTATCCCCGCTGGGCTGCGTAGCAGCCCCACCGCCGTTGACTCAAGCAATCTGATCCAACGAGTTGCCTGGTTTTGGGGGCGCTTCGCGCCCCAGCGGGGATAAATCCCCTCGCCACAGGTTTGCGGATCCTTGTCAGCTGGCAATCTCAAGCGCTTTCTGCATCCGCTCGATATACGCCGCTACCTCTTGTTCGGCTGCCTCACGATTGGCAAATGGACCTTCCTGGGTGCCTTCCCGGGTACTGAAATAGAATTCACCGTTTATCCGGCAGATCCGGTCACTGGGAAAGACCATCGCCGGGGCGAGGTCCTGGGCGCGTTTGCCAAGCATGGGGGGGCTCCAAGAGGTGTAGAAATCGGTTGAGTGAAGTTTATTCGTTGGCGCCAGCTGGCGCTTGGCCAGCCGATAGGCGGCAATGTGCCATCCCTCTTCCTGTGAACAAATCCTTGAACTGTTAGTGCCCAACTGTCCCTGTGTCGCCAAGCCATCTCCCACTAGAATAGTCGCTCTTTTCTTGAGCCTCGGGGATTGCATGCACATTTCGTCCGGTCGCTGGGTCTATGGCCTGTTCCTCGCCTTGTTGACCGCCCTGTTGTGGGGAATCCTGCCGATCAAGCTCAAGCAGGTGTTGCAGGTGATGGATCCGGTCACCGTGACCTGGTTTCGCTTGCTGGTGTCCGGCGGCTTGCTGTTCATTTATCTGGCGGCCACCCGACGCCTGCCCAGCCGCAAGGTGCTGGGTCCGCGTGGCGGCTGGTTGGTGGTGATGGCGGTGCTGGGGCTGGTGGGTAATTATGTGCTGTACCTGATGGGGCTGAATCGCTTGAGCCCCGGCACGGCGCAACTGGTGGTGCAGATGGGACCGATCCTGCTGCTGATCGCCAGCCTGTTTGTATTCAAGGAACGTTTCAGCCTGGGGCAGGGGATTGGCCTGCTGGTGCTGCTGGTCGGCTTCGCGCTGTTTTTCAACCAGCGCCTCGCCGAATTGCTGACCTCCCTGAGCGAATACACCGCCGGGGTCTTGATGGTGTTGCTGGCGTCGGCGGTCTGGACGTTCTACGCCCTGGGCCAGAAGCAATTGTTGACGGTATGGAATTCGTTGCAGGTGATGATGGTGATCTACCTGTTCTGCGCGTTGCTGCTCACGCCGTGGGTACATCCGCTGGAAGCGCTGCAGCTGGGCCCTCTGCAAGGCTGGCTATTGTTTGCCTGCTGCCTCAATACGCTGATTGCCTACGGCGCATTTGCCGAGGCCCTGGCGCACTGGGAGGCTTCACGGGTCAGCGCAACCCTGGCGATCACGCCGTTGGTGACCTTTGCCGCGGTGGCCGTGGCCGCCTGGTGGTGGCCCGATTATGTGCATGCCGAGCAGATCAATCTGTTGGGGTATGGCGGGGCGGTACTGGTGGTGTTGGGGTCGGCGCTGGTGGCGTTGGGGCCTTCGCTGATTGCCGGGCTGAGGGCCCGGCGGGAGCGGTTGGCGGTAGGGCGATAGATCACATGTGGGAGCGAGCTTGCTCGCGATAGCGGTCTGGCAGGCGATGGTGATGTTGAGCCGACCGGCCTCATCGCGAGCAAGCTCGCTCCCACAATGGAATTTCAATTCAGCCCTGGCTACCGGCCTCCAGCATATTCTCCGGCCGCACCCAGGCATCGAACTCCTCATCCGTCAGGTAGCCCAGTTGCAACGCTGCCTCGCGCAGGGTCAGTCCTTCGCTGTAGGCTTTCTTGGCGATCTCGGCGGATTTGTCGTAGCCGATGTGCGGGTTCAGCGCCGTCACCAGCATCAATCCACGTTCCAGGTGTGCCGCCATCTGCTCGCCATCGGGCTCGAGCCCGGCGATGCAGTGTTGCTGGAAGTTGCTGCAGCCGTCGGCCAGCAGGCGGATCGATTGCAGCAGGTTGTGGATGATCACCGGCTTGAACACGTTCAGTTGCAAATGGCCCTGGCTGGCGGCAAAACCGATGGTCACGTCGTTGCCCATGACCTGGCAGGCCAGCATCGACAAGGCTTCGCACTGGGTCGGGTTGACCTTGCCGGGCATGATGGAACTGCCCGGTTCGTTGGCCGGCAATTTCACTTCGGCGAAGCCGGCCCGAGGCCCGGAGCCCAGCAGGCGCAGGTCGTTGGCGATTTTCATCAGGGTCACGGCCAGGGTTTTCAGCGCGCCGGAAAGCGTGGTCAGGGGCTCGTGCCCGGCCAAGGCCGCGAACTTGTTCGGCGCGGTGACGAACGGCAAGCCGGACAGCGCCGCCAGTTCAGCGGCAATCGCTTCGCCGAAACCGTGGGGCGAATTGAGCCCGGTGCCTACCGCCGTGCCGCCCTGGGCCAGTTCGCAGACCGCCGGCAGCGCGGCACGGATTGCCCGTTCGGCATAGTCGAGCTGAGCAATGAAGGCCGACAGTTCCTGGCCGAAGGTGATCGGCGTGGCATCCATCATGTGGGTGCGGCCGGTCTTGACCAGTTTCATGTGGCGGGCCGCCAGTTCTGCCAGCCCACCGGATAATTCGCCGATGGCCGGCAATAATTGCTGATGAACGGCCTGGGCGGCAGCGATGTGCATGGCCGTGGGGAAGCAGTCGTTGGAGCTCTGGGAGCGGTTGACGTGATCGTTGGGATGCACCGGGGTCTTGCCGCCACGGGGGTTGCCCGCCAGTTCGTTGGCGCGCCCGGCGATCACCTCGTTGGCGTTCATGTTGCTCTGGGTGCCGCTGCCGGTCTGCCAGACGACCAGCGGGAATTGATCGTCGTGCTGGCCGGCCAGTACTTCATCGGCGGCCTGTTCGATCAGCCGGGCGATGTCGGCGGGCAAGTCGCCGTTGCGGTCGTTGACCCGCGCGGCGGCTTTCTTGATCAGCGCCAGGGCGTGCAGCACCGACAGCGGCATGCGTTCGTTACCGATGGCGAAGTTGATCATGGAACGCTGTGTCTGGGCGCCCCAATAGGCGTCCTCCGGGACTTCAACCTGGCCAAGGCTGTCGGTTTCGATACGGCTCATTGGGTCAAACTCCTGATAGGTCTGAATGCGCAGTTTAGGCCCTGTCGGGCGGCACCGGTTCCGTCAATCTAGGGGCGGTCGGTTCGGTCCGTCAATCGGAGCCGGCAAGCGTCGGGGTTGAGGCCCGGCGTTTTTTAGGCGCAGAATGGTCGCCCTTGGGGTTTTACCTCGCCAGTTAGATTAAGGAAACTCGATGACCCGTCTTCGCGCCATCTGTACCGCAGTTGCTCTGGTGTGTGCCAGCGGCCCTGTTCTCGCCGATACCGCCAGCCACAACGCCAGTGCCGAAGCGTTCCTGACCCTGGCGCACGCTGACAAACTCGGCACCCCGGTGTACATGCAAGTGCAGCAGATGTTTGCCCAGCGCTTCGAACAGACCAAGGCCCCCGAGTCGAAAAAAGCCACCCTGGAAACCTACCAGGCCAAGGCCAACGCCGCGCTGGACCAGGCCATCGGCTGGAACAAGCTCAAGCCGGACATGGTCAAGCTCTACACCACCAACTTCAGCGAGTCGGAGCTCAAGGACCTGGTCGCCTTCTACCAGTCGCCGCTGGGCAAGAAAGTCTTGGAAAAAATGCCCCAGCTGACCCAGCAGTCGGCCCAACTGACCCAGGCCAAGCTTGAAAGCGCGGTGCCGGTGGTCAACAAGCTGCTAGCAGACATGACCGCCGAGCTTGAGCCGAAAGCGGCTGCGCCTGCCCCAGCCAAGAAAAAGCCGTAAGCGGAGCCCGGTATGAGCATGCAACAACGCATCGAATCGACACTCGGCCTCCTGCAGCCCGAGCACTTGCAAGTGCTGGATGAAAGCCACATGCACAGCCGTGGGCTACAGACCCATTTCAAGGCGGTGGTGGTGAGCCGGCAGTTCGAGGGGCTCAATCGGGTCAAGCGCCATCAGAAGGTCTACGGCACCCTGGGCGAGCTGATGGGCGAATTCCATGCGTTGGCGCTGCACACCTACACCCCTGAAGAATGGGCACAGATCGACGCTGCCCCGGCTTCGCCAACCTGTGCCGGTGGTAGCAAGCACTGATTGACGGGAGTCGTGTGCTTTTGTGGCGAGGGGATTCATCCCCGCTGGGTTGCGAAGCGACCCTAAAAACCAGGCAACCGAATGTGTCAGACTGATCGAGTCCATTGGAATGGGGTCGCTTCGCAACCCAGCGGGGATAAATCCCCTCGCCACAGGGATTTGCGTAAAGCCTCGGTTTCGTAGTCCTGCAACCCATAAGTTTTTTGCTAGAATCCGCAACGCGCCGCTGACCCGGCGCGTTTTTTTTCGCATCCGGTTCACCCCTTACGAGGGTAGCCACCTGGAGAAATACCCATGACACAAGCCATTGTCGTGGCGGCACTGTATAAGTTCGTCACCCTGCAGGATTACGTCGAGCTGCGTGAGCCCTTGCTCAATGCGATGCTCGACAACGGCATCAAGGGCACCCTGCTGATCGCCGAAGAAGGCATCAACGGCACGGTTTCCGGCACCCGCGAAGGGATCGACGGTTTGCTGGCCTGGCTCAGGAACGACCCGCGCATGATCGACATCGATCACAAGGAATCGTACTGCGACGAGCAGCCGTTCTATCGCACCAAGGTCAAGCTCAAGAAAGAAATCGTCACCCTCGGCGTCGAGGGCGTGGACCCGAACAAGCAGGTCGGCACCTATGTCGAACCCCAGGACTGGAACGCGCTGATCAGTGATCCGCAAGTGCTGCTGATCGACACCCGTAACGATTACGAAGTGTCCATCGGCACCTTTGAGGGCGCCATCGACCCCAAGACCACCAGCTTTCGCGAGTTTCCCGACTACATCAAGGCCAACTTCGACCCGTCCAGGCACAAGAAAGTCGCGATGTTCTGCACCGGTGGCATCCGTTGTGAGAAAGCCTCCAGCTACATGCTCAGCCAGGGTTTCGACGAAGTCTTCCACCTCAAGGGCGGCATCCTGAAATACCTCGAAGAGGTGCCCCAGGAAGAAACCAAGTGGCGCGGCGACTGCTTCGTGTTCGATAACCGCGTGACCGTTCGCCACGATCTCAGCGAAGGCGACTACGATCAATGTCATGCCTGCCGTACACCGGTGAGCCTGGAAGATCGCGCTTCGGAGCACTACGTGCCTGGCATCAGTTGTCCGCATTGCTGGGA is from Pseudomonas sp. B21-056 and encodes:
- the mnmC gene encoding bifunctional tRNA (5-methylaminomethyl-2-thiouridine)(34)-methyltransferase MnmD/FAD-dependent 5-carboxymethylaminomethyl-2-thiouridine(34) oxidoreductase MnmC; protein product: MTPVQHHAQLDWDDQGLPRSRVFDDVYFSDQSGLEETRYVFLEQNNLAERFAALPDQGRLVIGETGFGTGLNFLCAWQLFEQCAPAGARLHFVSVEKYPLSPQDLHRALALWPSLKLQADQLLGQYVAIHQGFQRLTLAGGRVTLTLMIGDALEQLPQLDGQIDAWFLDGFAPAKNPDMWTAELFAELARLAAPGATLSTFTSTGWVRRLLNAAGFKMKRTPGIGHKWEILRGVFLGWPESQEQAAPSQAKPWYTRPAPLTGERRALVIGGGLAGCASAASLAARGWQVTLLERHAGLAEEASGNPQGVLYLKLSAHGTALSQMILSGFGYTRRLLEHLQRGVDWDDCGVLQLAFNPKEAERQAQLAAAFPADLLHTLGQTEAEALSGVGLACGGLFYPEGGWVHPPALCRWQASGSSIEVLPHHEVLDLRRVDGQWQAWDGERCLASAPVAILASAAEIKRFEAASDLPLKRIRGQITRLPQTDRSQVLRTVVCAEGYVAPPRMGEHTLGASFDFKNDDLTPTAAEHVGNLQMLEEISLDLKDRLNADILDPGQLEGRAAFRCTSPDYLPIVGPLADSRAFTETYHALGKDARQVPDSPCPWLDGLYINSGHGSRGLITAPLSGELIAAWLDNEPLPLPRSVAEACHPNRFALRALIRGKA
- a CDS encoding DUF6316 family protein; this translates as MLGKRAQDLAPAMVFPSDRICRINGEFYFSTREGTQEGPFANREAAEQEVAAYIERMQKALEIAS
- a CDS encoding BolA family protein; this encodes MSMQQRIESTLGLLQPEHLQVLDESHMHSRGLQTHFKAVVVSRQFEGLNRVKRHQKVYGTLGELMGEFHALALHTYTPEEWAQIDAAPASPTCAGGSKH
- a CDS encoding DMT family transporter, giving the protein MHISSGRWVYGLFLALLTALLWGILPIKLKQVLQVMDPVTVTWFRLLVSGGLLFIYLAATRRLPSRKVLGPRGGWLVVMAVLGLVGNYVLYLMGLNRLSPGTAQLVVQMGPILLLIASLFVFKERFSLGQGIGLLVLLVGFALFFNQRLAELLTSLSEYTAGVLMVLLASAVWTFYALGQKQLLTVWNSLQVMMVIYLFCALLLTPWVHPLEALQLGPLQGWLLFACCLNTLIAYGAFAEALAHWEASRVSATLAITPLVTFAAVAVAAWWWPDYVHAEQINLLGYGGAVLVVLGSALVALGPSLIAGLRARRERLAVGR
- a CDS encoding DUF2059 domain-containing protein, with protein sequence MTRLRAICTAVALVCASGPVLADTASHNASAEAFLTLAHADKLGTPVYMQVQQMFAQRFEQTKAPESKKATLETYQAKANAALDQAIGWNKLKPDMVKLYTTNFSESELKDLVAFYQSPLGKKVLEKMPQLTQQSAQLTQAKLESAVPVVNKLLADMTAELEPKAAAPAPAKKKP
- a CDS encoding thiolase family protein, yielding MREVVIVDSVRTGLAKSFRGKFNMTRPDDMAAHCVNALLTRNDIDPASVEDCIVGAGSNEGAQGYNIGRNVAVLSHLGIGTGGMTLNRFCSSGLQAIAIAANQIASGCSEIIVAGGVESISLTMKSVNTDNLINPLLKEQVPGIYFPMGQTAEIVARRYQVSREAQDRYALQSQQRTAQAQAAGLFHDEIVPMAVKYKVEDKNTGAVQILDGVVDHDDCNRPDTTYESLAGLKPVFAEDGSVTAGNSSQLSDGASMTLVMSLEKALALGLKPKAFFRGFTVAGCAPDEMGIGPVFSVPKLLKAKGLRIADIDLWELNEAFASQCLYSRDRLEIDNERYNVNGGSIAIGHPFGMTGSRQVGHLVRELQRRSLRYGIVTMCVGGGMGATGLFEAVR
- a CDS encoding rhodanese-related sulfurtransferase — translated: MTQAIVVAALYKFVTLQDYVELREPLLNAMLDNGIKGTLLIAEEGINGTVSGTREGIDGLLAWLRNDPRMIDIDHKESYCDEQPFYRTKVKLKKEIVTLGVEGVDPNKQVGTYVEPQDWNALISDPQVLLIDTRNDYEVSIGTFEGAIDPKTTSFREFPDYIKANFDPSRHKKVAMFCTGGIRCEKASSYMLSQGFDEVFHLKGGILKYLEEVPQEETKWRGDCFVFDNRVTVRHDLSEGDYDQCHACRTPVSLEDRASEHYVPGISCPHCWDKLSEKTRRSAIDRQKQIELAKARNMPHPIGYNYKQTSSEA
- the pap gene encoding polyphosphate:AMP phosphotransferase, whose amino-acid sequence is MFESAEIGHAIDKDTFEAEVPALREALLEAQFELHQQRRFPVIVLINGIEGAGKGETVKLLNEWMDPRLIEVRTFDQQTDEELARPPAWRYWRMLPAKGRMGIFFGNWYSQMLQGRVHGEFKDPRLDQAINAAERLEKMLCDEGALIFKFWFHLSKKQMKARLKGLKDDPLHSWRISPLDWQQSQTYDKFVKYGERVLRRTSRDYAPWHVIEGVDTYYRSLTVGRLLLEGMRQALDRPRIKPEKVSAAPLPALDDQVTLIDSLDMTLRLDKDDYEEQLITEQARFAGLLRDKRMRRHALVAVFEGNDAAGKGGAIRRVAAALDPRQYSIVPIAAPTEEERAHPYMWRFWRHIPARGKFTVFDRSWYGRVLVERVEGFCSRADWLRAYGEINDFEEQIADAGVVVVKFWLAIDKETQLERFQEREEIPFKRFKITEDDWRNRDKWDAYRAAVCDMVDRTSTEISPWTLVEANDKRWARVKVLRTLNEALEAAFKRSGKQTRKK
- a CDS encoding class II fumarate hydratase, with protein sequence MSRIETDSLGQVEVPEDAYWGAQTQRSMINFAIGNERMPLSVLHALALIKKAAARVNDRNGDLPADIARLIEQAADEVLAGQHDDQFPLVVWQTGSGTQSNMNANEVIAGRANELAGNPRGGKTPVHPNDHVNRSQSSNDCFPTAMHIAAAQAVHQQLLPAIGELSGGLAELAARHMKLVKTGRTHMMDATPITFGQELSAFIAQLDYAERAIRAALPAVCELAQGGTAVGTGLNSPHGFGEAIAAELAALSGLPFVTAPNKFAALAGHEPLTTLSGALKTLAVTLMKIANDLRLLGSGPRAGFAEVKLPANEPGSSIMPGKVNPTQCEALSMLACQVMGNDVTIGFAASQGHLQLNVFKPVIIHNLLQSIRLLADGCSNFQQHCIAGLEPDGEQMAAHLERGLMLVTALNPHIGYDKSAEIAKKAYSEGLTLREAALQLGYLTDEEFDAWVRPENMLEAGSQG